A single genomic interval of Camelina sativa cultivar DH55 chromosome 11, Cs, whole genome shotgun sequence harbors:
- the LOC104728250 gene encoding uncharacterized protein LOC104728250 encodes MDDSERFEIRSITQQHTCSVNARGDFHKQATTAVIGRLMKTQYVVVGRGPRPNELRKMLRQEFSLNVSYWKARRAREIAMDNAMGSAIGSFALVQPYFQLLLQTNPNSNVSLETKLDSNGVDRFKYLFLSLHASIQGYTYMRKVIVIDVTHLRGQYGGCLLAASAQDANFQVFPLAFAIVNSKNDDAWTWFLRKMTEVVPDEADLVFVSDRHSSIYASIRQNWYSVSELDIGQLD; translated from the exons ATGGATGACAGCGAGCGTTTTGAAATTAGAAGCATCACTCAGCAACACACCTGCAGTGTTAACGCTAGAGGTGACttccacaaacaagcaacaactgCGGTTATTGGAAGGCTGATGAAGACACAGTATGTCGTCGTCGGTAGGGGACCGCGGCCAAATGAACTCCGGAAAATGCTTCGCCAAGAGTTCAGCCTGAATGTATCATATTGGAAGGCACGGAGGGCGAGGGAAATTGCGATGGACAATGCCATGGGATCAGCCATAGGAAGCTTCGCATTGGTTCAACCATATTTCCAGCTGCTCTtacaaacaaatccaaactcAAACGTATCCCTTGAAACGAAATTGGATAGCAATGGAGTTGATcggtttaaatatctcttcctGTCACTACACGCATCAATCCAGGGATACACGTACATGAGGAAGGTAATTGTCATAGATGTTACACACCTACGAGGCCAATATGGAGGCTGTCTCCTTGCTGCAAGCGCCCAGGATGCAAACTTCCAGGTGTTTCCTCTTGCCTTCGCGATAGTGAACAGCAAAAACGACGATGCCTGGACGTGGTTCTTACGCAAGATGACGGAAGTTGTGCCAGACGAAGCAGACCTCGTGTTTGTGTCGGACAGGCACTCTTCCATATACGCAAGTATACGTCAG AACTGGTATTCGGTATCTGAGTTAGACATAGGCCAGCTTGACTAG